Proteins encoded in a region of the Thunnus thynnus chromosome 8, fThuThy2.1, whole genome shotgun sequence genome:
- the fyco1a gene encoding FYVE and coiled-coil domain-containing protein 1 isoform X2 gives MSWTGCDPVTPGCQGESGGAMAAGATVGESQLQRIIRDLHDAVSELAKEYRESGEPITDDSTNLHKFSYKLEYLLQFDQKEKTSFLGTKKDYWDYFTECLAKIKGANDGIRFVKSISELKTSLGKGRAFIRYSLVHQRLADTLQQCLMNQRVTSDWYYARSPFLKPHLSVDIISHLYELNEVQFDVASRGYDLDASWPTFARRTLGNSPGHMWKPPSRSSSINSLASTYSQQAPEFPSSPDYGQGLLNDLNESLPACSEDVSTVEDLRLELDQSELKQRELLDKVQQLGKEAAELRGVVVELQRQLDVSLAAHGEQQGLQGELKALQGREEALSKEVEALRTGEKAREAEQRLLQEKLAAAEGKNIELLAKLDGVLNEKGQQAANYFDSAQKIHELLDRLKEAEKGKMEAVAEVEEKRRQAERLEEELRVKEAAAKDGETKLGALVASTSEEKAKLEVKLEEQCNALDKLQGALTVREKEASNLQRQLQDLQRSLEEKEKEVEEVKRRAQDDQDEMQKNVGGLKESLEAEVTALKEQLERKEAELTSCCETRHQLETKNQSLSAEKEKLTTNLAELEVNIKEQTTKIDDYKTQCGSLMELNEKLLTRVKRNEELKKEMAENRIVLETELASLRASEKQLRGQLDDTKMTVDEKEKRLREENCKLDESLQRATMAAKVSEATSKRLEQENQTLREEQDTVKAALSRMQADLKSVHGQIGELEKNLGASRKNEASLQEQLQAKEAQLTSKEKSLVELQSKLSALETREKELEMAKADAEATCARQTEVIERVTSEKEVMEKSQLERSAVQAKENQEVTGKLTVAEGQLEVSMKEVSRLQAEILDLRVRVQRAEEEKLKSQAQLEVTEGQRDELRTLTEQLKAQTEALNQRHIAELMECKKKEEALTKQRDGEVAAHAELVISATAVREELSTLKAENNRLSLENGETREGLHRANTEMAELGMTICKLSAEKEEAKEHWAGDAAKNEELKKELERLEECMTELRQENAKLREDLTQKENLPGTITELQELLEKTKNQVQSLKDSSREEMEAVKFQMSSESMNHQVQLKSVNEQLDKVKAQLEEELKNVSSLQAKVSELEAVNEQYLQLSGEKDAHITNTEATIRESESEIQKLRDAVSSAEGAHLAVQNICEELKQKLNTTEADKQSQLLKMTAEIDDLNRTKTNLEERLIELIRDKDALWQKSDALEFEQKLREEERWWLVDKEARNCLGCQGQFTWWLRKHHCRLCGRIFCYYCSNNFVMTKHSKKKERCCRDCYTQHSAVVERFTEAELSPSDTQPPPPGAGPQPPPEPAPYKPTPRVTVSDPSNTSDDGAFDIITEEEVNGVYDSDTMSQTTGGSLEGDQDRRPPGALDIGIGEMTPDDPEEHVPTVQDSEVNLLKSGEITMAVPLSIDDISQFGDGSRELFIKSSCYSVITVAVGDCGPTISWMFSSEPKSISFSVVYRESTDSQVEQSKVLIPLTRCNAHKETIQGQLKVRHPGLYTLIFDNSFSRFISKKVFYHLTMEKPIIYDGSDFP, from the exons ATGTCATGG ACTGGATGTGACCCTGTGACCCCTGGTTGCCAGGGAGAGAGCGGTGGGGCCATGGCTGCCGGGGCTACCGTCGGGGAGAGCCAACTCCAGAGGATTATCCGAGATCTACATG ACGCTGTTTCAGAACTTGCAAAGGAGTACAGGGAAAGTGGGGAGCCAATCACAGATGACAGTACCAACCTGCACAAATTTTCCTACAAACTGGAGTACCTGCTACAG TTTGACCAGAAGGAGAAGACCTCGTTTCTTGGTACAAAGAAAGATTACTGGGATTACTTCACTGAATGTCTGGCTAAGATCAAGGGAGCAAATGATGGCATCCGCTTTGTCAAATCAATCTCTGAG CTGAAGACATCTCTGGGGAAGGGGCGAGCATTTATTCGCTACTCCCTCGTACATCAGCGGCTGGCTGACACACTGCAGCAGTGCCTGATGAACCAGAGAGTCACCAG TGACTGGTACTATGCAAGAAGCCCCTTCTTGAAGCCCCACTTGAGTGTTGACATCATCAGCCATTTATATGAGCTCAATGAGGTCCAGTTTGATGTGGCCTCCAGAGGTTATGACCTTGACGCCTCGTGGCCCACTTTTGCAAG GAGGACACTGGGAAACTCACCTGGCCACATGTGGAAACCACCCAGTCGTAGTTCTAGCATTAACAGTCTGGCCAGCACCTACTCCCAG CAAGCACCTGAGTTCCCCTCTAGCCCTGACTACGGTCAGGGTCTACTGAATGACCTGAACGAGTCCCTGCCTGCCTGCAGCGAAGATGTGAGCACAGTTGAAGACCTTCGCTTGGAGCTGGACCAGTCAGAGCTGAAGCAGCGAGAGCTCCTCGATAAGGTGCAGCAACTCGGCAAGGAGGCCGCTGAGCTCAGAGGGGTTGTGGTGGAGCTCCAGAGGCAGCTGGATGTGTCTCTTGCTGCCCATGGGGAGCAGCAGGGCTTGCAGGGAGAACTCAAGGCTCTGCAGGGGAGAGAGGAGGCCCTGTCCAAAGAGGTGGAAGCACTCAGGACTGGGGAAAAAGCCAGGGAGGCTGAACAACGCCTGCTCCAGGAAAAGCTGGCAGCTGCTGAGGGGAAAAACATAGAGCTCCTGGCCAAGTTGGATGGAGTTCTGAATGAGAAAGGCCAGCAGGCAGCCAATTACTTTGATTCGGCACAAAAGATACATGAGTTGTTGGACAGATtgaaagaggcagagaagggGAAGATGGAGGCTGTAGCTGAGgtagaggagaagagaaggcAAGCGGAAAGGTtagaggaggagctgagagtGAAGGAGGCAGCTGCAAAGGATGGCGAAACAAAACTTGGAGCATTAGTCGCATCTACATCCGAGGAGAAAGCCAAGTTGGAGGTTAAATTGGAGGAACAGTGCAATGCCCTTGATAAGCTGCAGGGGGCCttgacagtgagagagaaagaggccaGCAACCTACAAAGGCAGCTGCAGGACCTCCAAAGATCTctagaggagaaggagaaagaggtggaggaggtgaaaAGGAGGGCACAAGATGATCAAGATGAAATGCAGAAGAACGTTGGAGGCTTAAAAGAGTCGTTAGAAGCAGAAGTCACTGCCCTCAAGGAGCAGCTTGAGAGGAAAGAGGCAGAGCTAACCTCCTGCTGCGAGACACGACATCAGCTAGAAACCAAGAACCAAAGCCTGAGCGCAGAGAAGGAGAAACTAACCACTAACCTTGCAGAGCTGGAGGTTAACATCAAAGAACAGACCACAAAAATAGATGACTACAAGACGCAGTGCGGCAGTCTAATGGAACTAAATGAGAAGCTGCTGACCAGAGTGAAGAGAAATGAGGAGCTAAAGAAGGAAATGGCAGAAAACAGAATAGTTCTTGAAACTGAATTAGCATCTCTAAGGGCTTCTGAGAAACAACTTCGAGGCCAGCTGGATGATACCAAGATGACGGTAGATGAAAAGGAGAAGAGGCTGCGTGAGGAGAACTGCAAGCTGGATGAGAGTCTCCAGAGAGCCACCATGGCTGCAAAGGTCTCGGAGGCTACATCAAAGCGGCTGGAACAGGAGAACCAGACTCTGAGAGAGGAGCAGGACACTGTTAAAGCAGCTCTTTCTCGCATGCAGGCCGACCTGAAGAGTGTTCATGGGCAGATCGGTGAATTGGAGAAGAACTTAGGAGCTTCACGCAAGAATGAAGCCAGCCTTCAAGAACAGCTCCAAGCCAAGGAGGCCCAGCTAACGAGTAAAGAGAAGAGCCTTGTTGAGCTCCAGTCCAAGTTATCAGCTCTGGAGACCAGGGAGAAGGAGCTTGAGATGGCAAAGGCTGACGCAGAAGCAACCTGCGCTAGACAGACAGAAGTGATTGAAAGAGTTACATCCGAGAAGGAGGTGATGGAGAAATCTCAGCTGGAGAGGAGTGCTGTCCAGGCCAAAGAGAACCAGGAAGTGACTGGCAAACTGACCGTGGCCGAGGGCCAGTTGGAGGTGAGCATGAAAGAAGTGTCCAGGCTTCAGGCAGAAATCTTGGACCTCAGGGTGCGTGTACAGAGAGCTGAGGAGGAAAAGCTAAAATCCCAAGCACAGCTGGAAGTGACAGAGGGCCAAAGAGACGAGCTCAGGACTCTGACCGAGCAGCTGAAAGCCCAGACAGAGGCACTAAATCAGAGGCATATAGCAGAGCTTATGGAGtgcaaaaagaaagaagaagcaCTGACTAAACAGCGTGATGGAGAAGTAGCTGCCCATGCTGAGTTGGTTATCTCTGCGACTGCCGTTCGCGAAGAGCTGTCCACCCTCAAGGCCGAAAATAACAGGCTGTCTCTCGAGAATGGCGAGACACGTGAAGGTCTACACAGGGCAAACACAGAGATGGCAGAGCTGGGGATGACCATCTGTAAGCTAAGCGCAGAAAAGGAGGAGGCCAAAGAGCACTGGGCAGGTGACGCTGCCAAGAACGAAGAGCTGAAGAAAGAGTTGGAGAGACTAGAAGAGTGCATGACAGAATTACGGCAAGAGAATGCAAAACTAAGAGAAGATCTGACACAGAAAGAGAACCTTCCGGGAACTATTACAGAGCTCCAGGAGCTGCTGGAAAAGACAAAGAACCAAGTGCAGAGCCTCAAGGACTCcagcagagaggagatggaggctGTCAAGTTCCAAATGAGCTCAGAGAGCATGAATCATCAGGTCCAGTTGAAG AGTGTGAACGAACAGCTAGACAAGGTGAAAGCCCAGCTAGAGGAGGAACTGAAGAATGTGTCCAGTTTGCAGGCCAAAGTTTCTGAACTAGAG GCTGTGAATGAGCAGTACCTGCAGCTAAGTGGCGAGAAAGATGctcacatcacaaacacagaagCTACCATACgcgagagtgagagtgagattCAGAAGCTGAGAGATGCAGTGAGCAG TGCTGAAGGTGCGCACTTAGCTGTGCAAAATATCTGTGAGGAATTGAAGCAAAAACTCAACACAACAGAAGCTGACAAACAAAGCCAGCTCCTGAAGATGACTGCAGAGATCGATGACCTCAACAGAACCAAGACCAACCTCGAAGAGCGCCTCATTGAGCTTATAAG GGACAAAGATGCTCTGTGGCAGAAGTCAGATGCTCTGGAGTTTGAGCAGAAATTGCGTGAAGAGGAGCGCTGGTGGTTGGTAGATAAAGAGGCCAGGAACTGCCTCGGCTGCCAGGGCCAGTTCACCTGGTGGCTGCGCAAACATCACTGCAG GCTTTGTGGCCGCATCTTCTGCTATTACTGCAGCAACAACTTTGTGATGACCAAGCACAGCAAGAAGAAGGAGCGATGTTGCAGGGACTGTTACACTCAGCACAGCGCAGTGGTGGAGAGGTTCACAGAGGCAGAGTTGAGTCCTTCAGACACCCAGCCTCCTCCACCTGGAGCTGGACCTCAACCACCTCCTGAGCCAGCCCCATACAAACCTACTCCAAGGGTAACAG TTTCAGACCCCAGCAACACATCTGACGATGGAGCTTTCGACATCATCACAGAAGAGGAAGTGAACGGCGTCTATGACAGTGACACCATGTCCCAGACCACAGGAGGCTCCCTGGAGGGAGATCAAGACCGAAGGCCTCCAGGAGCACTGGATAT AGGCATAGGAGAAATGACCCCTGATGACCCCGAGGAGCACGTTCCCACTGTTCAGGATTCAGAGGTCAACCTTCTCAAATCAGGAGAAATCAC GATGGCTGTCCCTCTCAGCATTGATGATATTTCTCAGTTTGGTGATGGTTCCAGGGAACTCTTCATCAAGTCCAGCTGTTACAGTGTGATAACTGTTGCCGTGGGTGACTGCGGGCCAACCATCAGCTGGATGTTCTCCTCAGAGCCCAAAAGCATCTCGTTTAGTGTTGTTTACCGTGAATCCACTGACTCGCAGGTGGAGCAGTCAAAG GTCCTGATTCCTCTGACTCGCTGCAATGCCCATAAAGAGACAATTCAGGGACAGCTGAAAGTCCGACACCCCGGCCTCTACACCCTCATCTTTGACAACTCCTTTTCACG GTTTATCTCCAAGAAAGTCTTCTACCATCTGACCATGGAGAAGCCCATCATCTACGATGGAAGCGACTTTCCCTAA
- the fyco1a gene encoding FYVE and coiled-coil domain-containing protein 1 isoform X1, which translates to MSWQTGCDPVTPGCQGESGGAMAAGATVGESQLQRIIRDLHDAVSELAKEYRESGEPITDDSTNLHKFSYKLEYLLQFDQKEKTSFLGTKKDYWDYFTECLAKIKGANDGIRFVKSISELKTSLGKGRAFIRYSLVHQRLADTLQQCLMNQRVTSDWYYARSPFLKPHLSVDIISHLYELNEVQFDVASRGYDLDASWPTFARRTLGNSPGHMWKPPSRSSSINSLASTYSQQAPEFPSSPDYGQGLLNDLNESLPACSEDVSTVEDLRLELDQSELKQRELLDKVQQLGKEAAELRGVVVELQRQLDVSLAAHGEQQGLQGELKALQGREEALSKEVEALRTGEKAREAEQRLLQEKLAAAEGKNIELLAKLDGVLNEKGQQAANYFDSAQKIHELLDRLKEAEKGKMEAVAEVEEKRRQAERLEEELRVKEAAAKDGETKLGALVASTSEEKAKLEVKLEEQCNALDKLQGALTVREKEASNLQRQLQDLQRSLEEKEKEVEEVKRRAQDDQDEMQKNVGGLKESLEAEVTALKEQLERKEAELTSCCETRHQLETKNQSLSAEKEKLTTNLAELEVNIKEQTTKIDDYKTQCGSLMELNEKLLTRVKRNEELKKEMAENRIVLETELASLRASEKQLRGQLDDTKMTVDEKEKRLREENCKLDESLQRATMAAKVSEATSKRLEQENQTLREEQDTVKAALSRMQADLKSVHGQIGELEKNLGASRKNEASLQEQLQAKEAQLTSKEKSLVELQSKLSALETREKELEMAKADAEATCARQTEVIERVTSEKEVMEKSQLERSAVQAKENQEVTGKLTVAEGQLEVSMKEVSRLQAEILDLRVRVQRAEEEKLKSQAQLEVTEGQRDELRTLTEQLKAQTEALNQRHIAELMECKKKEEALTKQRDGEVAAHAELVISATAVREELSTLKAENNRLSLENGETREGLHRANTEMAELGMTICKLSAEKEEAKEHWAGDAAKNEELKKELERLEECMTELRQENAKLREDLTQKENLPGTITELQELLEKTKNQVQSLKDSSREEMEAVKFQMSSESMNHQVQLKSVNEQLDKVKAQLEEELKNVSSLQAKVSELEAVNEQYLQLSGEKDAHITNTEATIRESESEIQKLRDAVSSAEGAHLAVQNICEELKQKLNTTEADKQSQLLKMTAEIDDLNRTKTNLEERLIELIRDKDALWQKSDALEFEQKLREEERWWLVDKEARNCLGCQGQFTWWLRKHHCRLCGRIFCYYCSNNFVMTKHSKKKERCCRDCYTQHSAVVERFTEAELSPSDTQPPPPGAGPQPPPEPAPYKPTPRVTVSDPSNTSDDGAFDIITEEEVNGVYDSDTMSQTTGGSLEGDQDRRPPGALDIGIGEMTPDDPEEHVPTVQDSEVNLLKSGEITMAVPLSIDDISQFGDGSRELFIKSSCYSVITVAVGDCGPTISWMFSSEPKSISFSVVYRESTDSQVEQSKVLIPLTRCNAHKETIQGQLKVRHPGLYTLIFDNSFSRFISKKVFYHLTMEKPIIYDGSDFP; encoded by the exons ATGTCATGG CAGACTGGATGTGACCCTGTGACCCCTGGTTGCCAGGGAGAGAGCGGTGGGGCCATGGCTGCCGGGGCTACCGTCGGGGAGAGCCAACTCCAGAGGATTATCCGAGATCTACATG ACGCTGTTTCAGAACTTGCAAAGGAGTACAGGGAAAGTGGGGAGCCAATCACAGATGACAGTACCAACCTGCACAAATTTTCCTACAAACTGGAGTACCTGCTACAG TTTGACCAGAAGGAGAAGACCTCGTTTCTTGGTACAAAGAAAGATTACTGGGATTACTTCACTGAATGTCTGGCTAAGATCAAGGGAGCAAATGATGGCATCCGCTTTGTCAAATCAATCTCTGAG CTGAAGACATCTCTGGGGAAGGGGCGAGCATTTATTCGCTACTCCCTCGTACATCAGCGGCTGGCTGACACACTGCAGCAGTGCCTGATGAACCAGAGAGTCACCAG TGACTGGTACTATGCAAGAAGCCCCTTCTTGAAGCCCCACTTGAGTGTTGACATCATCAGCCATTTATATGAGCTCAATGAGGTCCAGTTTGATGTGGCCTCCAGAGGTTATGACCTTGACGCCTCGTGGCCCACTTTTGCAAG GAGGACACTGGGAAACTCACCTGGCCACATGTGGAAACCACCCAGTCGTAGTTCTAGCATTAACAGTCTGGCCAGCACCTACTCCCAG CAAGCACCTGAGTTCCCCTCTAGCCCTGACTACGGTCAGGGTCTACTGAATGACCTGAACGAGTCCCTGCCTGCCTGCAGCGAAGATGTGAGCACAGTTGAAGACCTTCGCTTGGAGCTGGACCAGTCAGAGCTGAAGCAGCGAGAGCTCCTCGATAAGGTGCAGCAACTCGGCAAGGAGGCCGCTGAGCTCAGAGGGGTTGTGGTGGAGCTCCAGAGGCAGCTGGATGTGTCTCTTGCTGCCCATGGGGAGCAGCAGGGCTTGCAGGGAGAACTCAAGGCTCTGCAGGGGAGAGAGGAGGCCCTGTCCAAAGAGGTGGAAGCACTCAGGACTGGGGAAAAAGCCAGGGAGGCTGAACAACGCCTGCTCCAGGAAAAGCTGGCAGCTGCTGAGGGGAAAAACATAGAGCTCCTGGCCAAGTTGGATGGAGTTCTGAATGAGAAAGGCCAGCAGGCAGCCAATTACTTTGATTCGGCACAAAAGATACATGAGTTGTTGGACAGATtgaaagaggcagagaagggGAAGATGGAGGCTGTAGCTGAGgtagaggagaagagaaggcAAGCGGAAAGGTtagaggaggagctgagagtGAAGGAGGCAGCTGCAAAGGATGGCGAAACAAAACTTGGAGCATTAGTCGCATCTACATCCGAGGAGAAAGCCAAGTTGGAGGTTAAATTGGAGGAACAGTGCAATGCCCTTGATAAGCTGCAGGGGGCCttgacagtgagagagaaagaggccaGCAACCTACAAAGGCAGCTGCAGGACCTCCAAAGATCTctagaggagaaggagaaagaggtggaggaggtgaaaAGGAGGGCACAAGATGATCAAGATGAAATGCAGAAGAACGTTGGAGGCTTAAAAGAGTCGTTAGAAGCAGAAGTCACTGCCCTCAAGGAGCAGCTTGAGAGGAAAGAGGCAGAGCTAACCTCCTGCTGCGAGACACGACATCAGCTAGAAACCAAGAACCAAAGCCTGAGCGCAGAGAAGGAGAAACTAACCACTAACCTTGCAGAGCTGGAGGTTAACATCAAAGAACAGACCACAAAAATAGATGACTACAAGACGCAGTGCGGCAGTCTAATGGAACTAAATGAGAAGCTGCTGACCAGAGTGAAGAGAAATGAGGAGCTAAAGAAGGAAATGGCAGAAAACAGAATAGTTCTTGAAACTGAATTAGCATCTCTAAGGGCTTCTGAGAAACAACTTCGAGGCCAGCTGGATGATACCAAGATGACGGTAGATGAAAAGGAGAAGAGGCTGCGTGAGGAGAACTGCAAGCTGGATGAGAGTCTCCAGAGAGCCACCATGGCTGCAAAGGTCTCGGAGGCTACATCAAAGCGGCTGGAACAGGAGAACCAGACTCTGAGAGAGGAGCAGGACACTGTTAAAGCAGCTCTTTCTCGCATGCAGGCCGACCTGAAGAGTGTTCATGGGCAGATCGGTGAATTGGAGAAGAACTTAGGAGCTTCACGCAAGAATGAAGCCAGCCTTCAAGAACAGCTCCAAGCCAAGGAGGCCCAGCTAACGAGTAAAGAGAAGAGCCTTGTTGAGCTCCAGTCCAAGTTATCAGCTCTGGAGACCAGGGAGAAGGAGCTTGAGATGGCAAAGGCTGACGCAGAAGCAACCTGCGCTAGACAGACAGAAGTGATTGAAAGAGTTACATCCGAGAAGGAGGTGATGGAGAAATCTCAGCTGGAGAGGAGTGCTGTCCAGGCCAAAGAGAACCAGGAAGTGACTGGCAAACTGACCGTGGCCGAGGGCCAGTTGGAGGTGAGCATGAAAGAAGTGTCCAGGCTTCAGGCAGAAATCTTGGACCTCAGGGTGCGTGTACAGAGAGCTGAGGAGGAAAAGCTAAAATCCCAAGCACAGCTGGAAGTGACAGAGGGCCAAAGAGACGAGCTCAGGACTCTGACCGAGCAGCTGAAAGCCCAGACAGAGGCACTAAATCAGAGGCATATAGCAGAGCTTATGGAGtgcaaaaagaaagaagaagcaCTGACTAAACAGCGTGATGGAGAAGTAGCTGCCCATGCTGAGTTGGTTATCTCTGCGACTGCCGTTCGCGAAGAGCTGTCCACCCTCAAGGCCGAAAATAACAGGCTGTCTCTCGAGAATGGCGAGACACGTGAAGGTCTACACAGGGCAAACACAGAGATGGCAGAGCTGGGGATGACCATCTGTAAGCTAAGCGCAGAAAAGGAGGAGGCCAAAGAGCACTGGGCAGGTGACGCTGCCAAGAACGAAGAGCTGAAGAAAGAGTTGGAGAGACTAGAAGAGTGCATGACAGAATTACGGCAAGAGAATGCAAAACTAAGAGAAGATCTGACACAGAAAGAGAACCTTCCGGGAACTATTACAGAGCTCCAGGAGCTGCTGGAAAAGACAAAGAACCAAGTGCAGAGCCTCAAGGACTCcagcagagaggagatggaggctGTCAAGTTCCAAATGAGCTCAGAGAGCATGAATCATCAGGTCCAGTTGAAG AGTGTGAACGAACAGCTAGACAAGGTGAAAGCCCAGCTAGAGGAGGAACTGAAGAATGTGTCCAGTTTGCAGGCCAAAGTTTCTGAACTAGAG GCTGTGAATGAGCAGTACCTGCAGCTAAGTGGCGAGAAAGATGctcacatcacaaacacagaagCTACCATACgcgagagtgagagtgagattCAGAAGCTGAGAGATGCAGTGAGCAG TGCTGAAGGTGCGCACTTAGCTGTGCAAAATATCTGTGAGGAATTGAAGCAAAAACTCAACACAACAGAAGCTGACAAACAAAGCCAGCTCCTGAAGATGACTGCAGAGATCGATGACCTCAACAGAACCAAGACCAACCTCGAAGAGCGCCTCATTGAGCTTATAAG GGACAAAGATGCTCTGTGGCAGAAGTCAGATGCTCTGGAGTTTGAGCAGAAATTGCGTGAAGAGGAGCGCTGGTGGTTGGTAGATAAAGAGGCCAGGAACTGCCTCGGCTGCCAGGGCCAGTTCACCTGGTGGCTGCGCAAACATCACTGCAG GCTTTGTGGCCGCATCTTCTGCTATTACTGCAGCAACAACTTTGTGATGACCAAGCACAGCAAGAAGAAGGAGCGATGTTGCAGGGACTGTTACACTCAGCACAGCGCAGTGGTGGAGAGGTTCACAGAGGCAGAGTTGAGTCCTTCAGACACCCAGCCTCCTCCACCTGGAGCTGGACCTCAACCACCTCCTGAGCCAGCCCCATACAAACCTACTCCAAGGGTAACAG TTTCAGACCCCAGCAACACATCTGACGATGGAGCTTTCGACATCATCACAGAAGAGGAAGTGAACGGCGTCTATGACAGTGACACCATGTCCCAGACCACAGGAGGCTCCCTGGAGGGAGATCAAGACCGAAGGCCTCCAGGAGCACTGGATAT AGGCATAGGAGAAATGACCCCTGATGACCCCGAGGAGCACGTTCCCACTGTTCAGGATTCAGAGGTCAACCTTCTCAAATCAGGAGAAATCAC GATGGCTGTCCCTCTCAGCATTGATGATATTTCTCAGTTTGGTGATGGTTCCAGGGAACTCTTCATCAAGTCCAGCTGTTACAGTGTGATAACTGTTGCCGTGGGTGACTGCGGGCCAACCATCAGCTGGATGTTCTCCTCAGAGCCCAAAAGCATCTCGTTTAGTGTTGTTTACCGTGAATCCACTGACTCGCAGGTGGAGCAGTCAAAG GTCCTGATTCCTCTGACTCGCTGCAATGCCCATAAAGAGACAATTCAGGGACAGCTGAAAGTCCGACACCCCGGCCTCTACACCCTCATCTTTGACAACTCCTTTTCACG GTTTATCTCCAAGAAAGTCTTCTACCATCTGACCATGGAGAAGCCCATCATCTACGATGGAAGCGACTTTCCCTAA